A stretch of the Aegilops tauschii subsp. strangulata cultivar AL8/78 chromosome 4, Aet v6.0, whole genome shotgun sequence genome encodes the following:
- the LOC109761370 gene encoding protein WHAT'S THIS FACTOR 1, chloroplastic, producing the protein MRATCSRNCLAELLRRLGQVQAQGQPRCPSQLSSARSMTRGRSVNERSKKKRVNDLEVVIERCKVVSKVLAVVDALKMEEEHVTPLKRLEILRPQLGLAKPHKVAHFVHSSPQLFEVCRDSRGVMWAGLSPPAEALVEEEARLLEEHSPTAAEYVTRLLMMSVQRRLPVDKIAHFRRDMGLPHDFRARWVHMFPELFRLVTLEDGDYLELVSWNPNWAVTEHEKNMAALAGNTNASSNASTPGELSLPFQMKFPPDFKSYYKFRGKAHHYVKTGNTEQFQKTTYLSPYAEAKDLTPGSHEFDKRAVAVMHEILSFTLEKRLVTDHLTHFRREFVMPQKLMRLLLKHYGIFYVSERGKRLSVFLTEAYDGTELIKKAPLVRWREKVLRLTGYRGKNKNIGKVHESSDSEHCLFGASSSTCDGGSSDDDGADTILHVESEDSDDFLDDGTLTDDGEMDDVDMDDGQMDDAGMGFF; encoded by the coding sequence ATGCGCGCCACGTGTTCGCGCAATTGCCTGGCCGAGCTGCTCCGCCGCCTTGGCCAGGTCCAGGCGCAGGGCCAACCGCGCTGCCCCTCCCAGCTATCTTCCGCGCGCTCCATGACGCGCGGCCGGAGCGTGAACGAGCGGAGCAAGAAGAAGCGCGTGAACGACCTCGAGGTGGTCATCGAGCGCTGCAAGGTGGTCTCCAAGGTGCTGGCCGTGGTGGACGCGCTCAAGATGGAGGAGGAGCACGTCACCCCTCTCAAGCGCCTCGAGATCCTGCGCCCGCAGCTCGGGCTCGCCAAGCCGCACAAGGTCGCCCACTTCGTGCACAGCTCGCCGCAGCTCTTCGAGGTCTGCCGCGACAGCCGCGGCGTCATGTGGGCCGGCCTCTCTCCGCCGGCTGAGGCGCTCGttgaggaggaggcgcgcctgctGGAGGAGCACTCCCCCACGGCCGCAGAGTACGTGACCAGGCTGCTCATGATGTCGGTGCAACGGCGCCTGCCCGTTGACAAGATCGCGCATTTCCGGCGTGACATGGGGCTTCCTCATGATTTCCGGGCACGGTGGGTGCACATGTTCCCTGAGCTCTTCAGGTTGGTTACACTGGAGGATGGCGACTACTTGGAGCTTGTTTCCTGGAACCCAAACTGGGCGGTCACTGAGCATGAGAAGAATATGGCAGCACTGGCCGGTAACACCAATGCCAGTTCCAATGCTAGTACACCAGGAGAGCTCTCTCTTCCATTCCAGATGAAGTTCCCACCAGATTTTAAAAGTTACTACAAATTTAGAGGAAAAGCTCATCACTATGTGAAAACCGGCAATACCGAGCAGTTTCAGAAGACAACCTACCTGTCCCCTTATGCAGAGGCAAAAGATTTGACCCCTGGATCTCATGAGTTTGACAAGAGGGCAGTCGCGGTGATGCACGAGATACTGAGCTTCACATTGGAGAAGAGGCTGGTAACTGACCACCTGACGCATTTCCGTCGTGAGTTTGTTATGCCACAGAAGCTGATGAGGTTGCTACTGAAGCATTATGGTATTTTTTATGTGTCTGAGAGGGGGAAGCGGCTGAGCGTGTTCTTGACAGAGGCATATGATGGGACAGAGTTGATAAAAAAGGCTCCGTTGGTAAGGTGGAGAGAGAAGGTCCTTCGACTTACTGGTTACAGAGGAAAAAACAAGAATATTGGAAAAGTTCATGAGTCGTCTGATTCTGAGCACTGTTTGTTTGGTGCGAGCTCATCAACATGTGACGGTGGTAGCAGTGATGACGATGGTGCTGATACTATATTGCATGTCGAAAGTGAAGATTCAGATGATTTCTTGGATGATGGCACTCTTACAGATGATGGTGAGATGGATGATGTTGACATGGATGATGGTCAGATGGATGATGCTGGGATGGGTTTTTTCTAG
- the LOC109761371 gene encoding cyanate hydratase, with protein sequence MEDGAARAAAVQKLMAAKAKSGKSFSDIGAETGLTNVYVAQLLRRQAQLKPDTAASLRAAIPALSEELVDLMMQPPFRSYNPEMVHEPAIYRLNEAIMHFGESIKAIINEDFGDGIMSAIDFYCTVDKVKGTDGKDRVVLTFDGKYLPHTEQKAANMMSKLPCKD encoded by the exons ATGGAGGACGGCGccgcgagggcggcggcggtgcagAAGCTGATGGCGGCGAAGGCCAAGTCCGGCAAGAGCTTCTCCGACATCGGTGCCGAGACGGGGCTCACCAACGTGTACGTCGCGCAGCTGCTACGCCGCCAGGCGCAGCTCAAGCCCGACACGGCGGCCTCGCTGCGGGCGGCCATCCCGGCGCTCAGCGAGGAGCTCGTGGACCTCATGATGCAGCCCCCCTTCCGGTCCTACAACCCGGAAATGGTCCACGAGCCCGCCATATACAG ACTGAATGAAGCTATCATGCATTTTGGAGAGAGCATCAAGGCAATCATCAATGAGGACTTTGGTGATGGAAT CATGTCGGCTATAGACTTCTACTGTACGGTCGACAAAGTTAAAGGGACTGATGGAAAAGACCGTGTGGTGCTCACATTTGATGGGAAGTATCTGCCTCACACTGAACAG AAAGCCGCGAATATGATGTCGAAGTTGCCCTGCAAAGATTGA
- the LOC109761372 gene encoding pollen allergen Dac g 3-like, which yields MASTSSSRLLAAAVLAALFAGAMCAVKVSFTVERGSGAKKLVLKIDYARPGDSLAEVELRQHGSEEWQPLTKKGDFWEVSCSKDLVGPFNFRFMSKNGMRNVFDEVFSTDFKIGKTYAPEY from the coding sequence ATGGCCTCCACCTCGTCCTCAAGGCTGCTAGCGGCGGCGGTGCTGGCGGCGCTGTTCGCCGGCGCGATGTGCGCCGTGAAGGTGAGCTTCACGGTGGAGAGGGGGTCCGGCGCCAAGAAGCTGGTGCTGAAAATCGACTACGCCAGACCAGGCGACAGCCTCGCGGAGGTGGAGCTCCGGCAGCACGGCTCGGAGGAGTGGCAGCCCTTGACAAAGAAGGGTGACTTCTGGGAGGTCTCCTGTAGCAAGGACCTCGTTGGGCCCTTCAACTTCCGCTTCATGTCCAAGAACGGCATGAGGAACGTCTTCGACGAGGTCTTCTCCACCGATTTCAAGATCGGCAAAACCTACGCCCCGGAATATTGA
- the LOC109761369 gene encoding 3-ketoacyl-CoA synthase 10, with product MAREELSTEIVNRGVEPSGPDAGSPTFSVRVRRRLPDFLQSVNLKYVRLGYHYLLSHGVYLATIPVIVLVCGAEVGSLSRDELWRKVWDEATYDLATVLAFLAVLAFTISVYIMSRPRPIYLIDFATYKPADELKVSKAEFIDLARKSGKFDEESLAFQARLLAKSGIGDESYMPRCVFQPDANCATMKEGRAEASAAMFAALDELFDKCRVRPKDVGVLVVNCSLFNPTPSLSAMIVNHYKMRGNILSYNLGGMGCSAGVISIDLARDMLQASGAGLAVVVSTEAVSFTWYAGKRRSMLIPNAFFRAGAAAVLLSNRRRDFRRAKYQLEHVVRTHKGADDRAFRSVYQEEDEQRIKGLSISRDLVEVGGHALKTNITTLGPLVLPFSEQLLFFAGVLFRHLYPSKTSTPPPPAANGDTSAAAPYIPDFKRAFEHFCMHAASRDVLEHLQRNLGLRDADLEASRAALHRFGNTSSSSIWYELAYLEAKGRVRRGDRVWQLAFGSGFKCNSAVWRAVRRVRRPSRSPWLDCVDQYPARMDA from the exons ATGGCGCGGGAGGAGCTGTCGACGGAGATCGTGAACCGCGGCGTGGAGCCGTCGGGCCCGGACGCCGGGTCGCCGACCTTCTCGGTGCGCGTGCGCCGCCGGCTGCCCGACTTTTTGCAGTCGGTGAACCTCAAGTACGTGCGGCTCGGGTACCACTACCTGCTGAGCCACGGCGTGTACCTGGCCACCATCCCGGTGATCGTGCTGGTGTGCGGCGCCGAGGTGGGCAGCCTCAGCCGCGACGAGCTGTGGCGCAAGGTGTGGGACGAGGCCACCTACGACCTCGCCACCGTGCTCGCCTTCCTCGCCGTCCTCGCCTTCACCATCTCCGTCTACATCATGTCCCGCCCCAGGCCCATCTACCTCATCGACTTCGCCACCTACAAGCCCGCCGACGAACTCAAG GTGTCCAAGGCGGAGTTCATCGACCTGGCGCGCAAGTCGGGCAAGTTCGACGAGGAGAGCCTGGCGTTCCAGGCGCGGCTGCTGGCCAAGTCCGGCATCGGGGACGAGTCCTACATGCCGCGCTGCGTCTTCCAGCCCGACGCCAACTGCGCCACCATGAAGGAGGGCCGCGCCGAGGCCTCCGCCGCCATGTTCGCCGCGCTCGACGAGCTCTTCGACAAGTGCCGCGTCCGCCCCAAGGACGTCGGCGTCCTCGTTGTCAACTGCAGCCTCTTCAACCCCACCCCCTCCCTCTCCGCCATGATCGTCAACCACTACAAGATGCGCGGCAACATCCTCAGCTACAACCTGGGGGGCATGGGCTGCAGCGCGGGGGTCATCTCCATCGACCTCGCCCGCGACATGCTCCAGGCCAGCGGCGCCGGGCTCGCCGTCGTGGTGAGCACCGAGGCCGTGTCGTTCACCTGGTACGCCGGGAAGCGCCGCTCCATGCTCATCCCCAACGCCTTCTTCCGCGCGGGCGCGGCCGCCGTGCTGCTGTCCAACCGCCGCAGGGACTTCCGCCGCGCCAAGTACCAGCTGGAGCACGTGGTGCGCACGCACAAGGGCGCCGACGACCGCGCCTTCCGCTCCGTGTACCAGGAGGAGGACGAGCAGCGGATCAAGGGCCTGTCCATCAGCCGCGACCTGGTGGAGGTCGGCGGCCACGCGCTCAAGACCAACATCACCACCCTCGGCCCGCTGGTGCTCCCCTTCTCGGAGCAGCTGCTCTTCTTCGCCGGCGTGCTGTTCCGCCACCTCTACCCGTCCAAGACgtccaccccgccgccgccggccgccaacGGGGACACCTCGGCCGCCGCGCCCTACATCCCGGACTTCAAGCGCGCGTTCGAGCACTTCTGCATGCACGCCGCCAGCCGCGACGTGCTGGAGCACCTGCAGCGCAACCTGGGCCTCCGCGACGCCGACCTGGAGGCCTCCCGCGCCGCGCTGCACCGCTTCGGCAACACCTCCAGCAGCAGCATCTGGTACGAGCTGGCCTACCTGGAGGCCAAGGGCCGCGTCCGCCGCGGTGACCGCGTGTGGCAGCTCGCCTTCGGCTCCGGCTTCAAGTGCAACAGCGCCGTGTGGCGCGCCGTCCGCCGCGTGCGCCGCCCGTCCAGGAGCCCGTGGCTGGACTGCGTCGACCAGTACCCGGCGCGCATGGACGCCTGA